DNA sequence from the Caulobacter segnis genome:
TGATCGAGGCCCACGGCTACCGGAGCGGCAAGGTCATCCTGCTCCAGCGTCGCGAGACCGCCGGCGCGCCGGCCGCCCTGCGCCTGACCACCGACCGGTCGAAGCTGAAGGCCGACGGCCAGGACGTGGCGATCCTCAAGGTCGAGGTGGTGGACGCCAAGGGGCGGCTGGTCCCGCGGGCCGACACCTTGGTGCGCTTCGAGCTTTCGGGCGAGGTCGATGTGATCGGGGTCGGCAACGGCAATCCGACCAGCCACGAGCCCGACGTGGCGGCTCAGCGCAAGGCCTTCAACGGGCTGCTTCAGGCTATCGTCCGCACCCGGCGGAATCAGGCTGGGCGGGCGAGGGTGGTTGCGGTGGCCGACGGCCTGAAGAGCGCCAGCCTCGAGCTGGACTGCGGCTGACGCGCCGCACACTTCCCCCAAATTTCATGCACGCATGGGAGGCGACGGGCGGCGTAAAGCCGGCCGTTTTCGCGTGGGTATGTGCGTGGACACCGGTTTCCACGGGGCAATATAACGCAACCTTTGCGTGATTTGCGAAATGCGGCGCCTTTGCGGCGGTGCAATATGCGCCCTCAAACACCCGCCATTTGTCATAAAAATCATCCAAAAACGGCCTTGAAAAAAGATTGCTAGCGCTGTCAATTGGCCATTGCGGCGGTCGGCGACCAATGTTACCGCTAACTAGTCTCTCGTGCATTGGTTGTTCGCCAAGGACGGGAACGGGAAGAGCGGCCGGGAAATGCTTCCGGCTCGTAACAATAAACAGCGCCCCATAGAGGGCTAATTAGGGGGAACGGCTATGAAGCGACTTCGTCGCTTGCACGCGTCTGCCTCTTGCGTCGCCATCACGGCGGCCATGTTCGCCAGCCCGGTGTTGGCCCAGCAGACCAGTGACAATGCGGTTGACGAGATCATCGTCACCGGCATCCGCGCTTCGCTCGAGCGGTCGATCGAGATCAAGCGCAGCAACAGCGGCGTCGTCGACGCCATCTCGGCCGAAGACATCGGCAAATTCCCGGACACGAACCTCGCCGAATCCCTGCAGCGGATCACCGGCGTGTCGATCGACCGGACCAACGGCGAAGGCTCGCAGGTCACGGTCCGCGGCTTCGGCGGCGGCTTCAACCTGGTGACCCTGAACGGCCGCACCATGCCGACGGCCAACGTCGCCACGGTCGGCGGCGACCAGTCGACCGACTTCGCGGCCGGCACCAGCCGCTCGTTCGACTTCTCGAACCTGGCCTCGGAAGGCGTGACCACGCTGGAGGTCTATAAGACCGGCCGCGCGGCCATCCCGTCGGGCGGCATCGGCGCGACGATCAACGTCAAGACCCGCCACCCGCTGGACGCGCGCGAGCACGGCCTCACCGGCAGCATCGGCGTCAAGGGCGTCTATGATCAGAGCATGTCCGAGAAGCTCGAGGACACTTCGAAATACACGCCGGAAGTCTCGGGCCTGCTGAACTATCTCGACGAGAGCGAAAAGTTCGGCGTGGCGGTGTTCGGCAGCTACCAGAAGCGCAATTTCACCAGCCGCTCGGTCACCTCGAACGACTGGAACATCCGCACCTTCGCCCAGTTCAACGACCCGGCGAACGGCTTCGTGCGCAACGGCGGCGCCACCCAGATCACCAATGCGCCGTCGAACCCGAACACCCTGGTCGCGATCCCGAACGACAGCCGCTATCACTTCTCGCAAGGCCAGCGCGAACGGGTCAACGGTCAGCTGACCGCCCAATTCCGTCCGACCGAAAGCCTGACGATTACGGCCGACGCCCTGTACGCCGAGAACAAGTCGTACGAGCGCCGCAACGACAGCACGAACTGGTTCAACCGCCCGTTCGACAAGGTCACGTTCGACAATAACCCGGTCGTCGCCACCGCGGTCCTGCTGCAGGAAAACCTGAGCGGCACCAAGGACATGGGCTTCGAGCAGCAGTATCGCGCCAACACGGACTCGCTGAAGTCCTATGGCCTGAACGCCGCCTGGGACCTGACCGACCGTTTCCGCGTCAATATCGACGGCCATATCTCGAAGTCGGACTCCAAGCCGGGCGCGCCGAACGGCACCAGCTCGACCATGGTCTCCATCGGCGCGCCGATCATCTCGTCGCACTCGGTCGACTACAGTGGCAAGGTTCCGGTCCAGTCGTTCACGATCAACGACGCCGCCCCGCGCGGCAACGCCAACGGCCAGCTGGACGTGGGTGACCTGGGCAGCCAGGTGGGCCGCACCTCGGCGCAGCGCCAACAGCACGAGGTCAAGGAAGCCCGCATCGACTTCACCTACGACCTGGACGACAACGGCAGCCGCCTGGACTTCGGCGCCGATTACCGCACCTCGAAGATGACCCAGTCGACGACCAATACCGAGCAGGAACTGGGCTCGTGGGGCATCTCCAATCCGCGTGACGTCCAGCAGTACGCCGGCAATCTGGTCAAGGCCTTCTGCATGGCCTGCCGCTTCAGTGAGCTGGATCTCAAGCAGTCCGGTCCCGGCCTGGTCTCGTTCCGCGCCGACGCCGTCGACCTGCTGAACGCCCTGTCGCCGGTCTACACCGCTCGCGGCAACCCCGTGCGTGTCACCGGCCAGAACAACAACCGCGTCGACGAGGACATCGCCGCCGCCTACGGCCAGCTGACCTGGAAGTCCGAACTGGCCGGCCTGCCGGCCACCCTGGTCACGGGCGTTCGCTACGAGCAGACCAAGGTCACCTCGGTCTCGGCGGTGCGTACGCCGACGGCCATCGTCTGGACGTCGGACAACGACTTCCGGATCGACACGGCGGCGACCTATTCGCCGCTGTCGGGCAAGGGCAAGTACAACAACCTGTTGCCGTCGCTGGACTTCCAAGTCGACCTCCGGGACGACGTGGTCGGTCGCTTCTCGTTCAGCCGCACCATCGCGCGGCCGGACTACGGCAACCTGTTCGCCGCTCAGACGGTCAACGCGCCGGGCCGCCCGGTCGCCAACGGGGCTACTCCGCTCGGCACCAGCGGCAACCCGGACCTGGAGCCGCTGATCTCCGACAACTTCGACGTGTCGCTGGAGTGGTACTACAAGCCCAGCAGCTTCATCACCGCCGGCTTCTTCGAGAAGCGGGTGAACAACTTCGTCGGCACCGGCACGGTGATGCAGAACCTGTTCGGCCTGCGTGACCCGACGTCCGGCCAGGCCGGCACGCGCTCCGGTACGGCGGCGGCTCTGCTGCAGTCGATCGGCGCGGGCCCGACCGACGTCAACCTGTTCACCATGACCGCTCTGCTGCAGCAGAACGGCGGCTCGGCGGCGGCGGCGACGGCGCAGTTCCAGGCCAATCGTGGTCCTAGCGGCGACCTGAACCAAGCCTTCACGGACGCCATCCTGGCGGCCGTGGACATCACGGCCAACAGCACCGACCCACTGTTCAACTTCCAGGTCGCGCGTCCGATCAACAACCGGACGGGCAAGATCCACGGCTTCGAAATCGCCGCCCAGCACTTCTTCGGCGACACCGGCTTCGGTGTGTCGGGGGCCTATACGATGGTGCGTGGCGACGTCGCGTTCGACAACGGCGCCAGCCCCGGCCAGGACCAGTTCGCTCTGCTGGGTCTGTCGGACACGGCCAACGCCACCCTAATCTACGACAAGCACGGGATCTCGGCGCGCATCGCCTATAACTGGCGTGACAAGTTCCTGCAGGCCACCAATCGCGGCAACGACCGTAACCCGGTCTACGTCGCGCCGTTTGGTCAGCTGGACTTCAACGTCAGCTACGACATCACGCCGAAGCTGGCGGTCTCCCTGGAAGGCATCAACCTGACCAAGGAAAGCCTGAGGACCTATGGTCGGGACCCGAACCAGCTGTGGTTCGCCCAGGAACTCGACCGGCGCTTCCTGCTCGGCGCCCGCTACCGCTTCTAGGACCGGAAGTCTCCTAGGAACGAAGGAGGGGCCGCCGCGCTTGCGGCGGCCCCTTTCTTCCTTTGAAGTGCCTGTACCGAAGCGTGAGTGGGTCCAGATGAACCGAGTGCTGCTCAACAATGTCGACCACGCCGACCTACGCGTGATCGCCGGCCATGGCGCGGTCTTCGGCGACGCGATCAACCAGACCCTGGTGCTGCCGACCGAGTTCGAGGCGGTGCAGCGCGAATACCCGATCCTGATCCGCAAGGACGCCGCCGGCGCCTATCAGGCCGTGGCCCTGCTGGGCCTGGACCGCGACGAGAACCTGTTCCTGGACGAGACCGGCTGGAACGCCCGCTACGTGCCTGCTGTCCAGCGGCGCGGCCCGTTCTCGATCGCCCTGCAGCGCGACGACCGGGGCGGTGAGCCGCGACCGATGATCCATGTCGACCTCGACCACCCGCGCGTCAGCCGCGACGAGGGCGAGCGCCTGTTCCTGCCGGCGGGCGGCAACTCGCCGTACCTGCAGGGGATCAACCAAGCCCTGGCCCAGATCCACGAGGGTCTGGAAGTGGCCGAGCCGATGTTCGCCTTTTTCGAGGACCTGGGGTTGATCGAGCCCGTCGACATCGAAATCAAGCTGGACGACCAGACCAGCTACGAGGTGCCCGATGTCTTCACCCTGGCGCCGGATCGCCTGGCGGCCATGACGGGCGAGGACCTGGAGAAGCTGCACCAGTCGGGCCTGCTGCGCGCGGCGCACTGGATCATCTCGTCGATGGGCAACATCCAGGAGCTGATCGCCCGCAAGAGCCGCAAGCGGGCGAGCTTGGCATGACCGCCCTGGCCGCCCGCCGCACCCTGGAAACCACGGTGGCGACGCCCGCCGAGATCCCGTTCGACGCGGTGCTGGCTGGCCAGACGCCGATGCTGTTCAAGGGCCTGGCCCGCGACTGGCCGCTGGTCCAGGCGGGTCTCCGGTCCGGCCAGGCGGCCCGCGACTATATTCGCGCCCACGACCAGGGCGGCCGGGTGGTGGGCTACACTGGCGATCCGGCCATCAAGGGCCGGTTCTTCTACGACGAGACCCGCACGGCCATGAACTTCAAGGCCGAGCGCGCGCCGCTGGAGGCGTTCCTGCGGCGCATCGAGGAGGTCGAGGGCGCCAACGACGCGCCGTCGGTCTATGTCGGCTCCACCGACCTCGACGCCTATTTCCCCAGCCTGAAGGCGGCCAACGACCTGGGCCTGGGCCCCGACGTGTTCGGCTCCGAGCCGCCGATGGCCGGGATCTGGATCGGCAATCGCACCGTCGCGGCCGCCCACTGGGACATGTCCAACAACGTCGCCGTCTGCGCTGTGGGCCGGCGGCGCTTCACCCTGTTCCCGCCCGACCAGGTGGCCAATCTCTATCCCGGCCCGCTGGAGCCGACGCCCGGCGGCCAGGTGGTCAGTCTGGTCGATTTCGACAATCCCGACTTCGACGCCCATCCCGGCTTCCGCGAGGCGCTGGAGAGCGCCCAGGTGGCCGAGATGGAGCCTGGCGACGTGCTGGTCTATCCGGCCCTGTGGTGGCACCAGGTCGAGGCGCTGGAGCCGTTCAACGTGCTGGTGAACTACTGGTGGAACAGCGCGCCGGCCCACGCCGACACGCCAATGAACACCATGCTGCACGGCCTGCTCAGCCTGCGCGACCGGCCCGCGTTCGAGAAGCAGGGCTGGAAAGCCCTGTTCGACTACTACGTGTTCGGTCCTGCCGAGCGCGCCGGGGCGCACGTGCCCGAGGCGGCGCGCGGCCCACTGGGGCCGATCGACGAGATGAAGGCCAGACGGTTGCGGGCGTACCTGCTCGACCGGCTGAACCGATAAGAATGAAGTCCAGGGAGGATGGCGTGAGCGGTCAGATCGTGAAGAAGGTGGTGGTCGCCGGCGGCGGATCGGCCGGCTGGATGGCCGCCGCCGCCCTATCGCGCCAGCTGGGGCCGCTGCTGGACATCACCCTGGTCGAATCCGACGAGATCGGCACGGTCGGGGTCGGGGAATCCACCGTCCCGACGGCGCGCACCTTCAACGCCTTGCTGCAGTTGGACGAGCGCGAGTTCATGGCCGCCACCCAGGCGACCTTCAAGCTGGGCATCTCGTTCGAGAACTGGGGTGAGATCGGCGACCGCTACATTCACTCGTTCGGCAAGATCGGAAAGTCCAACTGGCTGGGCCACTTCCACCATTTCTGGCTGGAGGCCAAGGCCCAGGGCTTCGGCGGCGATCTGGGCGACTACTGCCTGGAGCTGAAGGCGGCCGAGCAGGACAAGTTCTATACCGACGACGAGTCGCCGGTGAACTTCGCCTACCACATCGACGCGGCGCTCTACGGCCGCTACCTGCGCCGGAAGTGCGAAGACAAGGGCGTCCGCCGCGTCGAGGGCAAGATCACCAGCGTCAGGCAACGGTCGGATGATGGCCATGTCGAGGCGCTGGTGCTGGAGAGCGGCGAGGTGATCGAGGGCGACCTCTTCATCGACTGCACCGGCTTTCGGGGCCTCCTGATCAACGGCGCGCTGGGCGTCGGCTTTGAGGACTATGGCAAGTGGCTGCCGAACGACCGGGCCTGGGCGGTCCAGACCAGCAGCAACGCGCCGCCCGGTCCCTACACCCGCGCCATCGCTCACAAGGCCGGCTGGCTGTGGGGCATCCCGCTGCAGGGCCGGGTCGGCAATGGCCTGGTCTATTCCAGCCAGTTCATGAGCGACGACGAGGGGCTCCAGATGCTCCACGACGTGGTCGAGGGCGAGATGCTGATCGAGCCCAAGCTGATCAAGTTCCGGGCCGGCCGCCGCCAGAAGGCCTGGGACAAGAACGTCGTCTCGCTGGGCCTGGCCGCCGGCTTCATCGAGCCGCTGGAATCGACGTCGATCCACATGATCATGATCGCGATCCACCGCCTGCTGCAGCTGTTCCCGTTCCAGGGCTGCAACGACTCGATCAGCGATCGCTTCAACAACCTCGCCAACGACGAGATCGAGAAGATACGCGACTTCATCGTCCTGCACTACAAGGTGACCGAACGCACCGACAGCCCGTTCTGGGACCACTGCCGGACCCAGGAAATCCCCGACAGCCTGGCCCATCGTCTGGCGCTGTTCCGAGAGAACGGTCAGGTCTTCCAGGCGCCGGGCGAGCTGTTCCAGGTCGACTCGTGGCTGCAGGTGATGCTGGGCCAGCGGCTGGAGCCGAAGGCTCACCACCACATGGGCCGCCTGATGCCGCCTGAGCAGTTGAAGCAGGCCCTGGACGATCTCAGCCGCAACATCGCCAGCGCGGTCGAGCGCCTGCCGCAGCACCAGGCCTTCATCGAGCGCTATTGCCCCTCGCCGCACGTTTACGGCGCGGCGGTTTAGGCCTCGACCGGGGCGAACAGCCTCTGCAGCGTGGCGCCGATCCGGGCCGCGGCCGGATCGCCATCCGCGAGGCCCATAGCCCGGAGTTCGTTACCCAGGCGGGTCCCGACGGCCAGCAAGGGGCGGCTCGTGACCTGGGCCTGGGCCAGGGCCTCGACCGCCTCGGCGTAGCGCGTGGCGTTGAGGGTTTCGAGCGCCCAGGCGCGGGCGGCCTTGCCCGTCTCGCGGCGCAGGGCCTCGTCGGCGACCAGGCGCTCCAGGACCTCGCGCAGCTCCTCCACGACGATCGCGCCGTCGATCTTGAACACCAGGTCGTCGGGCAGCTCGCCATAGAAACCGGCGCGCGCCACCACGGTGGGGCGGCCGCTGAGCATGCCTTCGCACGCCGAGCCCGAGGCGCCTTCCAGCACCGGCTTGCGCAGGGCGACCATGATGTCGGCCTCGTCCAGGCGGCGGTCCAGGGTCTCGTCGTCGACGGCGCCGTCGATGATCAGGTTCGCGAAGCCGGCCTCGGCGGCGACGCCTTCCAGCGCGGCGCGCTCCTCGTCCGAGATCGGGCCGACCAGGCGGTAGGCGCAGGCCTTCAGCGTGTCCGAACCGCCGATGGCGCGGATCACGTCGGCGACGCGCTTGTTGGGGTTCATCACCCCGACCGTGGTCAGGGTCAGTTGGGTCTTGGCCTTGGGCGGCCCCGGCGGCGTCGCGCGGTCAGGGCAGCACAGCGGCGTCACGGCGACCGGTCCGGGGACGACGGCCTCCAGCTTGGGCGCGTAGAACTTGGCGTGGGCCAGGGCGGCCTCGCAGCGGCCGGCCAGCCATTCGGTCATTGGCAGGTGCTTGGCGATCTCGCCCATATCCAGCATCTGGCCCGAGCGGACGGCCACGGCGTAAGGCTCGGCCACCGGGCCATAGGTCGCGACGATCTCGGCGTCGTGTCGGCGATAGTCCAGGCCGTTGTGGTGCAGCCAGCCCGAGAACAGGTTGTAGATATAGAAGTCGTGGAAGATCCCCAGG
Encoded proteins:
- a CDS encoding TonB-dependent receptor, with protein sequence MKRLRRLHASASCVAITAAMFASPVLAQQTSDNAVDEIIVTGIRASLERSIEIKRSNSGVVDAISAEDIGKFPDTNLAESLQRITGVSIDRTNGEGSQVTVRGFGGGFNLVTLNGRTMPTANVATVGGDQSTDFAAGTSRSFDFSNLASEGVTTLEVYKTGRAAIPSGGIGATINVKTRHPLDAREHGLTGSIGVKGVYDQSMSEKLEDTSKYTPEVSGLLNYLDESEKFGVAVFGSYQKRNFTSRSVTSNDWNIRTFAQFNDPANGFVRNGGATQITNAPSNPNTLVAIPNDSRYHFSQGQRERVNGQLTAQFRPTESLTITADALYAENKSYERRNDSTNWFNRPFDKVTFDNNPVVATAVLLQENLSGTKDMGFEQQYRANTDSLKSYGLNAAWDLTDRFRVNIDGHISKSDSKPGAPNGTSSTMVSIGAPIISSHSVDYSGKVPVQSFTINDAAPRGNANGQLDVGDLGSQVGRTSAQRQQHEVKEARIDFTYDLDDNGSRLDFGADYRTSKMTQSTTNTEQELGSWGISNPRDVQQYAGNLVKAFCMACRFSELDLKQSGPGLVSFRADAVDLLNALSPVYTARGNPVRVTGQNNNRVDEDIAAAYGQLTWKSELAGLPATLVTGVRYEQTKVTSVSAVRTPTAIVWTSDNDFRIDTAATYSPLSGKGKYNNLLPSLDFQVDLRDDVVGRFSFSRTIARPDYGNLFAAQTVNAPGRPVANGATPLGTSGNPDLEPLISDNFDVSLEWYYKPSSFITAGFFEKRVNNFVGTGTVMQNLFGLRDPTSGQAGTRSGTAAALLQSIGAGPTDVNLFTMTALLQQNGGSAAAATAQFQANRGPSGDLNQAFTDAILAAVDITANSTDPLFNFQVARPINNRTGKIHGFEIAAQHFFGDTGFGVSGAYTMVRGDVAFDNGASPGQDQFALLGLSDTANATLIYDKHGISARIAYNWRDKFLQATNRGNDRNPVYVAPFGQLDFNVSYDITPKLAVSLEGINLTKESLRTYGRDPNQLWFAQELDRRFLLGARYRF
- a CDS encoding SapC family protein, translating into MNRVLLNNVDHADLRVIAGHGAVFGDAINQTLVLPTEFEAVQREYPILIRKDAAGAYQAVALLGLDRDENLFLDETGWNARYVPAVQRRGPFSIALQRDDRGGEPRPMIHVDLDHPRVSRDEGERLFLPAGGNSPYLQGINQALAQIHEGLEVAEPMFAFFEDLGLIEPVDIEIKLDDQTSYEVPDVFTLAPDRLAAMTGEDLEKLHQSGLLRAAHWIISSMGNIQELIARKSRKRASLA
- a CDS encoding cupin-like domain-containing protein, with translation MDHLVDGQHPGADRPQEPQAGELGMTALAARRTLETTVATPAEIPFDAVLAGQTPMLFKGLARDWPLVQAGLRSGQAARDYIRAHDQGGRVVGYTGDPAIKGRFFYDETRTAMNFKAERAPLEAFLRRIEEVEGANDAPSVYVGSTDLDAYFPSLKAANDLGLGPDVFGSEPPMAGIWIGNRTVAAAHWDMSNNVAVCAVGRRRFTLFPPDQVANLYPGPLEPTPGGQVVSLVDFDNPDFDAHPGFREALESAQVAEMEPGDVLVYPALWWHQVEALEPFNVLVNYWWNSAPAHADTPMNTMLHGLLSLRDRPAFEKQGWKALFDYYVFGPAERAGAHVPEAARGPLGPIDEMKARRLRAYLLDRLNR
- a CDS encoding tryptophan halogenase family protein, with product MSGQIVKKVVVAGGGSAGWMAAAALSRQLGPLLDITLVESDEIGTVGVGESTVPTARTFNALLQLDEREFMAATQATFKLGISFENWGEIGDRYIHSFGKIGKSNWLGHFHHFWLEAKAQGFGGDLGDYCLELKAAEQDKFYTDDESPVNFAYHIDAALYGRYLRRKCEDKGVRRVEGKITSVRQRSDDGHVEALVLESGEVIEGDLFIDCTGFRGLLINGALGVGFEDYGKWLPNDRAWAVQTSSNAPPGPYTRAIAHKAGWLWGIPLQGRVGNGLVYSSQFMSDDEGLQMLHDVVEGEMLIEPKLIKFRAGRRQKAWDKNVVSLGLAAGFIEPLESTSIHMIMIAIHRLLQLFPFQGCNDSISDRFNNLANDEIEKIRDFIVLHYKVTERTDSPFWDHCRTQEIPDSLAHRLALFRENGQVFQAPGELFQVDSWLQVMLGQRLEPKAHHHMGRLMPPEQLKQALDDLSRNIASAVERLPQHQAFIERYCPSPHVYGAAV
- a CDS encoding glycosyltransferase family 4 protein — translated: MKICWVTPFVLRSSIGRVSAEVTKQLAARGHQIEILRCEDEDEPGEPLHPTALPVRHWRTRDLSELRTEFDVVVVNIGDNYPFHAGVFPVLDAAPCLGIFHDFYIYNLFSGWLHHNGLDYRRHDAEIVATYGPVAEPYAVAVRSGQMLDMGEIAKHLPMTEWLAGRCEAALAHAKFYAPKLEAVVPGPVAVTPLCCPDRATPPGPPKAKTQLTLTTVGVMNPNKRVADVIRAIGGSDTLKACAYRLVGPISDEERAALEGVAAEAGFANLIIDGAVDDETLDRRLDEADIMVALRKPVLEGASGSACEGMLSGRPTVVARAGFYGELPDDLVFKIDGAIVVEELREVLERLVADEALRRETGKAARAWALETLNATRYAEAVEALAQAQVTSRPLLAVGTRLGNELRAMGLADGDPAAARIGATLQRLFAPVEA